The following are encoded in a window of Amaranthus tricolor cultivar Red isolate AtriRed21 chromosome 2, ASM2621246v1, whole genome shotgun sequence genomic DNA:
- the LOC130806572 gene encoding uncharacterized protein LOC130806572, whose product MQSPSTKESSQLCFQNCYPTPFFALNESENPPISKPRNSRAENRRNFTSQTTSSLFPNTEFNNSDSLPSLQESFDQFITTYPHYTETYQIDEIRAKEYYNLSLSNHVCLDYIGIGLFSFSQLHNHFSFSYPSTSSSPPPLPPHSSDFPVFHLCYKSVNLKNQLIEGGDESKLEFSIKNRIRDFLNISEDDYSVVLTANRTSAFRLVAESYPFGSYKKLLTVYDHDSEAIEGMISSSEKRGAQSMAAEFTWPRLKINSSKLRSMITNKSLISKKKGLFVFQLQSRATGARYSYQWMKVAQENGWHVLLDACAVGPKDLDSLGLSLFQPDFLICSFYKVFGENPSGFGCLFVKKSAISLLDSSTSAGIVSLVSARQLFYLPDESSGTENEIDQDLDLGSSSSNSGPIHVQSSRMEKGESSTSLVRLNGDKLSEIEVIDETNEMFIGHRSTRMSRKRNSPIECRCLDHVDSLGLSLVNSRTRYLVNWLINGLKKLQHPNSDRAVPLVKIYGPKIKFDRGPALAFNVFDWKGEKVEPILIQKLADRKSISLSYGFLHHIWFSEKYEQEKGKVLEKRRLEERGCNLGNKRKEKEHLGIRVVTAAFGFIANFADVYKLWTFIAQFLDADFVEKERWRYTALNQKTIEF is encoded by the coding sequence ATGCAGTCACCTtcaacaaaagaatcttcacaATTATGTTTTCAAAATTGCTACCCAACACCATTTTTCGCTCTAAATGAATCTGAAAACCCCCCAATTTCAAAACCCAGAAATTCTAGAGCAGAAAATCGTCGTAATTTTACTTCACAAACAACATCTTCATTATTCCCAAACACAGAATTCAACAATTCCGATTCACTTCCTTCTTTACAGGAATCATTTGATCAGTTCATCACAACATACCCACATTACACAGAAACGTATCAGATTGATGAAATTCGAGCTAAAGAGTATTATAATCTTTCTTTATCTAATCATGTTTGTCTTGATTATATTGGTATTGGGTTGTTTTCATTTTCGCAGCTTCataatcatttttcatttagttACCCATCAACATCTTCATCTCCGCCGCCATTACCGCCTCATAGCTCGGATTTCCCGGTATTTCATTTGTGTTATAAGTCGGTTAATCTGAAGAATCAGTTAATTGAAGGTGGGGATGAATCGAAATTggaattttcaatcaaaaacagGATTAGGGATTTTTTGAATATTAGTGAAGATGATTATTCTGTTGTTTTGACTGCTAATAGAACATCAGCATTTAGATTAGTAGCAGAATCATACCCATTTGGGTCTTATAAGAAATTGTTGACTGTTTATGATCATGACAGTGAAGCAATTGAAGGAATGATTAGTAGTTCAGAGAAGAGAGGTGCACAATCAATGGCGGCTGAGTTTACTTGGCCAAGATTAAAGAttaattcatcaaaattaagGAGTATGATTACAAATAAGAGTTTAATTAGTAAGAAAAAAGGGCTTTTTGTGTTTCAGCTTCAATCAAGAGCTACAGGAGCTAGATACTCTTATCAATGGATGAAAGTAGCACAAGAAAATGGCTGGCATGTTCTTCTTGATGCTTGTGCTGTGGGACCCAAGGACTTAGACAGTCTGGGATTGTCTTTATTTCAACCAGATTTTCTtatttgttcattctacaaagttTTTGGGGAAAACCCATCTGGATTTGGGTGTTTATTTGTGAAAAAATCAGCAATTTCCCTATTGGATTCTTCAACTTCTGCAGGAATTGTTAGTCTTGTCTCAGCAAGACAGTTATTTTACCTACCAGATGAATCTTCTGGAACAGAAAATGAGATTGATCAAGACCTTGATTTGGGTTCTTCATCATCCAATTCAGGGCCAATACATGTTCAATCATCAAGAATGGAGAAAGGGGAATCCTCTACATCATTAGTAAGGTTAAATGGGGATAAATTGTCAGAAATTGAGGTCATAGATGAAACAAATGAAATGTTTATTGGTCATAGAAGCACAAGAATGAGTAGAAAAAGAAATTCCCCAATAGAATGTAGATGTTTGGATCATGTTGATTCTTTAGGACTTTCACTAGTGAATAGCAGAACAAGATACCTTGTAAACTGGCTCATAAATGGCCTTAAAAAGCTGCAACACCCGAATTCGGATCGAGCAGTTCCATTGGTGAAAATCTATGGGCCAAAGATAAAGTTTGATAGAGGTCCAGCCTTAGCTTTTAATGTGTTTGATTGGAAAGGAGAAAAGGTTGAGCCAATTTTGATACAGAAACTTGCTGATAGAAAGAGTATATCTTTGAGCTATGGATTTCTGCATCATATATGGTTTTCTGAGAAGTATGAACAGGAAAAGGGTAAGGTGCTTGAGAAGAGAAGATTGGAAGAAAGGGGTTGTAATTTGGGGAacaaaaggaaagaaaaggaacATCTGGGTATAAGGGTAGTTACAGCTGCATTTGGGTTTATTGCTAATTTTGCTGATGTTTATAAGCTTTGGACTTTCATTGCTCAATTCTTGGATGCTGATTTTGTTGAGAAGGAGAGATGGAGATACACTGCCCTTAATCAAAAAACTATtgaattctga
- the LOC130806338 gene encoding protein HOTHEAD-like yields MSSYFPLYFVSSSQKAHLNQLMDSRWSWRIALASFLVFTISFPSCSADKAPQYSFVKPATVAPLVSYFDYIVVGGGTAGCSLAATLSNGATVLLLERGGVPYGNKNVEDIGSFANNLANISPNSPSQGFVSEDGVLNARARVLGGGSAINAGFYTRAPRDFVTRVGWDYALVNQSYEWVERKVAFEPPMLQFQTAVKDGLLQAGIQPYNGFTFDHIRGTKFGGTIFDRNGRRHTAADLLEYADPRRATVYLYAVAQKILFSNREQGKPRAYGVIFKDSAGIFHKALLRPGANNEIILSAGALGSPQLLMLSGIGPAAELSLHGIDLVLDQPQVGQGMADNPMNILFVPSPVGVETSLIQAVGITEFDSFIEAASGSNNIRAFMQNLPSAVEMLTSQASQSSDGPKVITTQGDLERAIEYMHSLLNGTVHGGVLLEKVAGPKSSGYLHLATLDPNDNPSVRFNYFQDPEDLEKCVMGMKTILQVIESEPFQQFRVPGMSVQSLINIVVNFPLNLRPRHFDTALSLEQFCIDTVLTIWHYHGGCQVNKVVDRDYKVLGTLSLRVIDGSTFYDSPGTNPQATVMMLGRYMGQRILTERR; encoded by the exons ATGAGTAGTTACTTCCcattatattttgtttcttcttcacaaaAAGCTCATTTAAACCAGCTCATGGATTCTAGGTGGAGTTGGAGAATTGCCTTAGCTTCCTTTCTTGTATTTACAATCTCTTTCCCTTCTTGCTCTGCTGACAAAG CCCCACAGTATTCCTTCGTGAAACCTGCAACAGTTGCTCCTCTTGTATCCTACTTCGACTACATAGTAGTAGGTGGAGGAACAGCAGGGTGTTCACTAGCAGCAACACTCTCAAACGGGGCAACGGTCTTACTACTCGAAAGAGGAGGAGTGCCATATGGAAACAAGAATGTAGAAGACATAGGCTCATTCGCGAACAATCTAGCTAACATTTCACCCAATTCACCATCACAAGGATTTGTGTCTGAAGATGGAGTGTTAAACGCTCGGGCTCGAGTCCTAGGAGGAGGATCTGCTATCAATGCCGGGTTCTACACAAGGGCTCCTAGGGACTTTGTGACACGAGTCGGATGGGACTATGCGTTGGTGAATCAATCGTACGAATGGGTGGAAAGGAAGGTGGCATTTGAGCCACCAATGCTGCAGTTTCAGACAGCAGTTAAAGATGGGTTGTTACAGGCAGGAATTCAGCCGTATAATGGCTTTACATTTGATCATATTCGTGGTACAAAATTTGGGGGAACTATTTTTGATAGGAATGGTAGAAGGCATACTGCTGCTGACTTGCTAGAGTATGCAGATCCTAGACGTGCCACAGTTTATCTTTATGCAGTTGCTCAAAAAATCTTGTTCAGCAACAGAG AGCAAGGAAAGCCAAGAGCATATGGAGTAATATTCAAGGATTCAGCTGGAATATTCCACAAAGCATTACTAAGACCAGGAGCCAACAATGAAATAATTCTATCAGCTGGTGCACTTGGAAGCCCACAATTGCTGATGTTGAGTGGGATAGGGCCTGCTGCAGAGCTATCTCTTCATGGCATTGATTTGGTGTTAGATCAGCCCCAAGTGGGTCAAGGAATGGCTGATAATCCCATGAATATCCTTTTTGTTCCTTCTCCTGTTGGTGTTGAAACCTCCCTTATTCAAGCTGTTGGCATTACTGAGTTTGATAGTTTCATTGAAGCTGCTAGTGGGTCCAACAATATTCGTGCTTTTATGCAGAACCTTCCTTCTGCTGTTGAGATGCTCACTTCCCAG GCAAGCCAATCATCAGATGGGCCCAAAGTGATAACAACACAAGGAGACTTAGAGAGAGCAATTGAATACATGCATTCCCTATTGAATGGAACTGTCCATGGCGGTGTTCTCCTAGAAAAGGTAGCTGGCCCTAAATCATCAGGATATCTACATCTAGCAACCCTAGATCCAAATGACAATCCTTCAGTACGATTCAACTATTTCCAAGATCCAGAGGATCTAGAAAAGTGTGTTATGGGAATGAAGACCATATTACAAGTCATAGAATCAGAACCATTCCAACAGTTTAGGGTACCAGGCATGTCAGTACAATCCCTAATCAACATTGTGGTTAACTTCCCTCTTAATTTAAGACCAAGACATTTTGATACTGCCCTTTCCTTGGAACAGTTCTGCATTGATACAGTTTTGACCATATGGCATTATCATGGAGGTTGTCAAGTTAATAAAGTTGTTGATCGTGATTATAAGGTTCTTGGCACACTCAGTTTAAGGGTTATTGATGGATCGACGTTCTATGACTCGCCAGGGACGAATCCTCAAGCGACTGTGATGATGCTTGGGAG ATATATGGGACAACGGATTTTAACAGAAAGGCGATAA
- the LOC130806143 gene encoding uncharacterized protein LOC130806143, with product MAPLSPSQRRTTSFSSPSSTNGIRATLVIADTASWYCSIIIVALILFITLREDNFNPYYDDHDHNHTYSKSNLNMMKGANLFDHRPCDEIYVVGEGETLHTISDKCGDPYIVERNPHIHDPDDVFPGLVIKIMPSSINNNRKLLR from the coding sequence ATGGCTCCTTTAAGCCCATCTCAAAGAAGAACAACCTCCTTTTCCTCCCCATCAtctacaaatggtatcagagcaactcTAGTGATAGCAGATACGGCCTCATGgtattgttcaattatcatagTGGCCTTAATCTTGTTCATTACCTTAAGGGAAGACAACTTTAATCCTTATtatgatgatcatgatcataATCATACATACTCAAAAAGTAATTTGAATATGATGAAAGGAGCCAATTTGTTTGATCATCGACCGTGTGATGAAATCTACGTCGTTGGTGAAGGAGAGACACTTCATACAATAAGTGATAAATGTGGTGATCCTTATATTGTTGAGCGTAACCCACATATTCATGATCCTGATGATGTTTTTCCAGGCCTTGTGATTAAGATTATGCCTTCTTCTATCAATAATAATAGGAAGCTTTTAAGGTAG